A single Biomphalaria glabrata chromosome 2, xgBioGlab47.1, whole genome shotgun sequence DNA region contains:
- the LOC129924381 gene encoding fucolectin-like has protein sequence MSINLTLLAMVGATTGLYNAAVFKPAVQSSLYRTNYAYRAVDGNNDGNYYNGHCQHTNPEYSPWWMVDLLGQFTVEQITLTNREDMFSRRLRNFTIDIFEQDPRQLVDFPNITGQVCYNQSNPLNGGVYNFSCSYPIVGRYVRIILRPGATETLHICEMEVLVGSSCVEQINFKRKVNTKLQSTSLAEMTVRNSLSCLRECMLRRSTDVCTAFNWVKATRSCQLFSVHPYLDIRANLTVALGTHYFSQSN, from the exons ATGTCTATAAACCTAACTCTACTAGCCATGGTCGGCGCCACCACCGGACTGTACAACGCTGCAGTGTTCAAACCTGCGGTGCAGAGTTCATTATACAGAACAAATTACGCCTATAGGGCCGTGGACGGAAACAACGATGGGAACTATTACAACGGACATTGTCAACACACGAACCCGGAGTACAGTCCTTGGTGGATGGTGGATCTACTCGGTCAGTTTACTGTGGAGCAAATCACTCTGACCAACAG AGAGGACATGTTCTCTCGACGATTGAGAAATTTTACCATAGACATCTTTGAACAAGATCCGAGACAGCTAGTAGACTTCCCGAACATAACTGGTCAAGTATGCTATAATCAATCGAATCCACTAAATGGAGGGGTATACAACTTCAGCTGCAGCTACCCGATTGTTGGTAGATATGTCAGGATTATACTCAG acctgGCGCTACGGAAACTTTACACATTTGTGAGATGGAAGTGTTGGTGGGTAGTTCCTGCGTGGAACAGATCAACTTCAAAAGAAAAGTGAATACTAAGCTACAAAGTACATCGCTGGCTGAGATGACTGTCAGGAATTCCTTGTCCTGTCTTCGGGAATGTATGCTACGTCGATCGACCGACGTCTGCACTGCTTTCAACTGGGTCAAGGCCACGAGGTCGTGCCAACTTTTCTCTGTACATCCGTACCTGGACATAAGAGCCAACTTGACCGTTGCACTGGGCACACATTATTTTAGCCAAAGCAATTAA